From the genome of Anaerobranca gottschalkii DSM 13577:
CTATTTTTTACCCCTAATTGTAGTAATTTAGTTGTCAGGTTCTCAATGGGGGGAAACATCCCGTTGTTGTAAGCACAGCTTCCAATTATTAATCCTCTGTATTTCCATATATCCCTTAAAATATAGGAGAGATGTGTTTTAGAAGAATCGTAAATTTTTACATCTTCTATCCCATGTTTAACTAAAGATTGACCTATGGTCTCTGCCATTTTAGCGGTATTGCCATACATGCTACCATAGACAATGACTACACCTTTATCACTTTCACATAAACTCCACTTATTGTAGAGGGAAATAACTTTTTGGGGATTGGTTCGCCAAATTGGGCCATGGGAAGGGCAGATACATTTAATTTCCAGAGAAGAAAGTTTCTTTAAAGCATTTTGAACAGGAACTCCGTATTTCCCTACGATATTGGAATAATAACGGCGCATTTCTTCTTCAAAGAAGACTAAATGGAGTTGATCATCGAAAATTCCGCCATCTAGTGAGCCAAAACTACCGAAGGCGTCATTGGAAAATAAAGTTTTAGTAGTTTCTTCATAGGTGACCATGGATTCTGGCCAGTGGACCATTGGTATAGGGTAAAACTTAAGTTTATAGTTACCCAGTACCAATTCATCCCCCTCTTTTACCAAATGTAAATTGTCTTCTAGCTGGTAAAAATTTTTCAGGATATCTAGGGTTTTGTTATTAACTACTATCTTGATATCAGGAAAATTCCTAACTAATGTTGGGATAACCCCTGAATGATCTGGTTCCATGTGGTTAACTATCAAATAATCTATTTTCCTATCTTTTATGATACTCTGGATTTTTTTTAAATAATATTCGTAATTTCCTTCAGCTACTGTATCAATTAATGCTACCTTTTCATCACAAATTAGGTATGAATTATAAGAAACACCATGTTCTAAAGGCCAGAGGTTTTCAAATAGTTCTAACCTTTTATCATTTATTCCTACCCAATAAATATTTTTTTGAATTTCCACACAGTTATACATGTTCTACCTCCTAAGTCAACTAGTAATTATTCTTACTTACTAAACATTATATATTAATTTTTCCAAATTACAAGGTTAAATATTATTGTTTTCACTAAATTTAATATAAGGGAGAAGGGGTGTTAAAATGTCTGATTTTAAAGTTTATCTGTCACCACTAAAAGAAATTGCTTGCCAAGATCGTTTAAAAGCTTATTATCATCGGCAAAAAAAGATAGGGAAGGCCATTTATTATCTCTTACCTTCATCTAAATGGTTACAAGAGGGTAGGAAAAGACAGCCGGGCTTAGCTTTTAAAACCTTTGACGATATCGCTGATCTAATATTAAAAAAAGCTAATATAGAATATATTCCCGTATCGGAAGGGGAAAGGGATCTATTTTTTCAACAATTGTTGTTGGAAGAAAATGTAACAAATAGTCTCTATAAAGCAAGGGGGTACTCCCAAACCTATGGTCAGTTAAAAAGGCTAGGTTTAACAATAGAGGATTTGCCAGCTAATTTAAGGGAATTAAAAAGGTATTTAAAACAATATGAAGAACACTGGGTAATAGAGAGAAAACTTTTAGATCCGGAAAATCGCTTTCATCAAGCCTTTAATATTCAAGGAATAGAATTACCTTTAGGTGAAGTTATAGTAGACGGCTATATCGATTTTAGTCCTTTACAATACGGTATGCTCAAAGGATTAATTAAATTAGGAATAAATACATCTATTTACATTCCAGCGGTGGAAAGTGAAATTGTAGAGGAAACTTTAAAAAACTTAAGAGAGATAGGGTTTACTTTAGAAAGTACTCAATATCCAGAGAAAAAAGAACCCCAGATTTCTATAATGAAAGGTGTCACCATTGAAGAGGAAA
Proteins encoded in this window:
- a CDS encoding FprA family A-type flavoprotein is translated as MYNCVEIQKNIYWVGINDKRLELFENLWPLEHGVSYNSYLICDEKVALIDTVAEGNYEYYLKKIQSIIKDRKIDYLIVNHMEPDHSGVIPTLVRNFPDIKIVVNNKTLDILKNFYQLEDNLHLVKEGDELVLGNYKLKFYPIPMVHWPESMVTYEETTKTLFSNDAFGSFGSLDGGIFDDQLHLVFFEEEMRRYYSNIVGKYGVPVQNALKKLSSLEIKCICPSHGPIWRTNPQKVISLYNKWSLCESDKGVVIVYGSMYGNTAKMAETIGQSLVKHGIEDVKIYDSSKTHLSYILRDIWKYRGLIIGSCAYNNGMFPPIENLTTKLLQLGVKNRLLALFGNYSWNGGGVSNLEKFAEKSGMELVGQSVEVKSSPKEEDLEKLRELGKLMADKLKS